The Meiothermus sp. genome segment GAAAGCACGCCGAGCAGTAGACCCAGGCCTGAAGACAGCAGCAAAGCCGTACCTGAGAGCAAGAGCGTCCAGGGTAGGCGCTCAAGAATGATTTGCAGAACCGGCTGTCGGCTTTGGAAACTCTGACCCAGATCCCCACGCACGAGGCGGCCCAGATACAGCCCAAACTGCTCCCATAAGGGGCGCTCCAGGCCATACTGCACCAATACCCGTTGTCGCTCCTCTGGGCTTAAGCGGCCCACCTCTTCCCCCAAAATGTAAAGCAAAGGAGAACCAGGCATGGCCCTGGGTAGGAAAAAGTTAATTCCCAGAGCCAGCACGAGTACCAGGAGGTAGGGCAGGCTACGTAGCAGCATCAAGGTAGAAAGGAGAACTTATTCAGAATGCCCTGTCCGCGCTGGAACTTCCAGCCATCGTAAACCGAAGGTCGCACCGCGTAAGTGGCATCGGGGTACCACAGGGTTAGGAACGGTAGATCGCGTGCGACCAGCGACTGTACCCTTGCCGCCAGCAACTTTCGCTCGGCCAGGTCCACCGTAGTATTGAGCCGCTCGGTCAGGGAATCCACCGTGGCGTTGGCATAGCCCCCGATGTTCAGGTTGCCCAGGGCCGGCTTGGAATGAAACATGCCCCTCAGATTGGCTTGGTTGATTACGGGGGCCGACCATCCAAACATGGCCAGGCTGTAGTTGCGCCCCTTGGAAACATCGAACTCTGGCCAAACCCGGTCGGTCAGGGTGTTGGGCTCGAGCGCTCTTACCTGGAAAACAATGCCTGCCGGGCGTACCTGCTGGGCTATTAGCTCGGCAGCGCGCAGCCGTATGGGGTTATTGGCTGGAGCCAGAAGCTCGAACTCGAGCCTCTGACCGTTCTTCCCAACGCGAACCCCATCGGATCCTCGGCGATAACCCAACTGCTCAAGGCGCTGCTCAGCCTGGGGCAAACTGAGGCGCGGGTACTGCCCAGCCTCGGGGCTGTACAAAGGTGACTGGGGGTGCAAGAAGCCCGGGCTGCCCACCGTAGCCTGGCCCAGCAGTACCGTATCCACGACGGCCTTGGGGTCAACCAGTCCAGCGATTATCTGTCGAAACGCGGGCTGGTTGAAAGGAGCTACGGTGGTGTTGAACTGCAACAAGTTGCTGGTAAACAAAGCTCCTCTGAGCAGGCGAAAACTGGGGTCGTTGTCAAACTGCGAGATCAATTCTGGTAAAAGTTCGCGTGAACTTGCGGCAATCTGCCCGGCCCGCAACGCTTGGAAAGTCGCGGTGGCCTCACGGATAATCACCACCACCAGACTCTTTGGAGCCACCGTGCCGCCAAAATAGCTGGGGTTGGCCTCAAAGCGATAGGACTGACCAGGCCGAATCTCCACCAGTTTGAAGGGCCCGCTACCGATGCTGTCGCGATGCGCCTTGGGATCGGTGATATTTTCCCAGATGTGCTTGGGAAGAATGGGCACATCTGCCAGGGTGGAAAGTTCAAAGTTGCCTTCAGGGCGTGGAAGGCTAATTTGTACGGTACGTGCATCAGGGGTACGGATCTGGCTGATGCTTCGCACGGCGCTGGTAAAGCGGCTCACCACAGGGTATCGACGATAGTATTCGTAGGTAAACTTTACATCGTCGCTGGTGAGGGGCTTTCCGTCGTGCCACTGAGCATTTTTGAGCCGGATCGTCCAGTCCCGGCCTGCGTTGGTAACACGCACCTGTTCGGCCAGCCAGGGCTTGGGCAACCCGTTGATATCGGGAATCATCAAGGTATCGTAGACCAGCGATAGCAGGTTGTAGCCTGGATAGCCGGTCACGTAGGTAAATGGGGTCAAAAAGCCTTCTTCAGCCGGGATGGCCAGCACCAGTTGCTGGGCCCTGCCCAGGCTCAGGACAATCAGCAGGAAAATCAGGAACCTGTTCACTTTATCCACGCTCAAACCTCCAGGCGGTAGTGTCCACGGATGGTGACGCGCCAGCCCCGCTCGGTAGGCACAACCACCTCGTCGGTAGGAAGCACAGGCACAAAACCCCATCCACCCACCCAGTTATCCAGCTCATGCGCCTCGAACATCACCTGAAAGCGACCCGAAGCCCGCCGATAAACATGCGCCTCTGAAGTGCTATTCAAGGCTTGGCCGTCCAGGTTGGAGCGGGGGCTATGCTGGCTTATAAGCATCTCTCCGCCCACTTTAAGAACCCGGGTGATGGCCTTTAGGGTACGCTCCCACTCGGCCACGCTCTGGGAATAGTGCAGCACCCCAAAAGCCAACACAAAGTCGAAAAAACAGCATGGAAAATCGCCAAGATCGTGCATTTGTCCCTCGAGCACGCGCTGTTCGGGCCTGGCCAGGTAGGGTTGTAGTCGCTGCCGAGTATGCAAAACCATAGCCCTGGAGGCATCGAGGGCGTAGACCTCCAGGCCGCGCTCGGCCAACCAGACTGTATTGCGTCCACCGGCGCAGCCCAAGTCAAGCACCCGGGTAGCGGGACTGGCATTCTGCAGGCGCGCTACCATGCGGGTATCGGGGGCCTTTTGGGCAAAGCATTGGATGGTGTCGGGGCGATCCCAGACCTGGCTGTGTTGAGTAGTCTTATCGCTTCGATACATCTGGGCTCTGCTCCTTGAGCTGGATGTAGCCCTCGGCAAAGCGCTTGAGCTCGTTGGGTTTGTGTAGTCCCAACTTACGCATCACTTTGCTTCGGTGCAGGCTGACCGTGTCGATGGATATGGTCAATGCCTGGGCAATCTGGGGGTTGGTGTAACCGCGGGCAACCAACTCGAGCACCCGCCGCTCAGCGGGCGTGATGAGCTGTCGGCGGCATCTGCCGCAATGTATGTTTGGTAGCATATAGACCTCATACCGGATTCAAAAAGATAATCATCCAAACCAAAGACCCTCAGAGGCTATCTTTTTGAATCCTAGAGCACACCCCTCCCGAACGGTCGGCGAAAAAAGCGTCTCCCTTCCAAAGGGGCTTACGCCCTCCGCTACGCGGATAACTTCCAAAGGGGCTTACGCCCTCCGCTACGCGGATAACTTCCAAGGGGCGGTATCGCCCTCCGCTACGTGGATAACTTCGGCCCTGTTAGTTCGGCGCCGTATGACGCCGAACTAACCGAATCTGGTATCACTGGTTATCTGCTACCGTCGCTCTACCTTTAGCTCGAGCGCGGCTTCCTGTTCGCCCTCGAAGATGAGCCGAATGGGCAGTCGTTCTCCTTCTTTGAGGGGCCGCTTAAGTCCCATCAGCATCAAGTGCTTGCCCCCCGGCTGCAACACCAGCTGACCGTTTTTAGGTAGCAAGAACGACTTCACCTCACGCATACCCTGGATGGTCTGCCCCGATCGGGTTTCGCGGTAGTCCTCCATCAACATCACCATCTCGGCTACCGGGCTGCTGGCCCCTACCAACCGGAGATCGCGTCCCAGGGGGTTTCGCACGGTGAGGTAGACGGTAGTATCGCGCAAGCTGGACGGTACCTGCCTTATCCAACCCTCAATTAAACGAAGCTGTATTGGGGTCAGGGGGCCCCGGGACGGTGCCCCTCCATGACCCCCATGACCATGGCCCTGGTGTTGCTGAGACCAGCCCAGCCCCAGCGCCAAAAAAAACATCGTGGCTATCGCACGCATTCTTGACCTCGCATGGCCCGATCAACCAATGGCCTGTTTTAACACCGGGATGCGCTGGATGATTAGATAGTCCAGCACCAGCACCAGCAGCAGCGTAGCCCCTGCTGCCGGGAAGAAGATGCTCATGGCGATAATCAGCGCTACTGCGCCCTTCCACAAGGGCAGGTTTTTGGGCATCGGCGGCGCGGCCAGGCGGAAGACCCCCGCCGGGCGACGCAGCCACCACATGGCCACCGCCGCTACGCTGGCAACCAGTATCAGCAGACAGAACAGTGCGTTGAGGGCCTGGCTCCACCAGCCGTAGGTGCCCAGGTGCAAGGCAATGCCCGAGGCCATGGCCTTGGCACCCAGGCTGTACTGGCTCCAGCCAATGTCGGCCAGCACCTTACCGCTGTACTGGTCAATGTGCAGGGTACGGTCCTTACGGGCATCGGTTACATCGCGGCTCATGCTCGAGGCCGAGACCGTCCAGACCCCCTCTTTGCCCCTGGGCATGGCCACCCAAAAACCGTAGTTCACGCCGTTGCCCCGCACATACTGGATCACCGTGTCCAGGTTCACCGGGGTCCCGGCGGGGATGCCGTCCTTACCGGCCATCGAGCCCGAAAGGGGCAGTTTGCTGTTCTCCAGGTTCCAGGGCACCAGCTTTTCGCCCGTGCGGTTCAGGCTCTCCAGATTCTGGTTACTCTTAGGCACATCGTTCCACATCTGCTCGGGAAAGGTATTCCACGCTTGCACGTATTTATCGCCCCAGATGCCCGTCCAGGCCAGCCCGGTAAAGGCGAAAAAGACCACGATCAGAGATACCCAAAACATGGGAACGCTGTGCAGGTCTTTCCAGTAGGTACGTCCGCGGACCTTCAGGCGCGGAATCAGGGAGCCGTACACCCCCTGATGGTTGCGGGGCCACCACAAGTAGAGCCCAGTGACCACCAACAAGACCATCAGGCTGGCCGCTATCTCGATGAGCAGGTCACCCAGGTTCACTTTGCCCACCAAAGGCAGCGCCACTTCCTGCTTGACCAAGAGGGTGCCGTGGATGTTGGTGGCGATATTTTCCCAACGGCTGGCGTTGTCTACCTCGCCCAGCACGGCCAGGGTGTAGGGGTTGACAAAAACCGTAAGCTCTTGCTGGCCCTGCTCCAGCGCTACCTGAGAGGAGCGGTTGGGCTCGAGGTTGGGCCTGAAGCGCTGGATGGTGGCTTCTGGATAGGCCTTGCGCACGGCCTCGAGCTGGGCAGAATAGGGCTGCAGGGTACCTTGCGGCTGCGCGAACATCCGGTCACGGTACTGCAGGTCCTCGATCTGGGGGGTAAACAGGATAACCAGCCCGGTCAGGGCCAGCATCACCATGAAGGGAATTACGTACAGTCCGGCGTAAAAGTGCCAGCGCCAGACCGACAGATACAGTTTGTGTGGAGCTTTTTCAACCCCTGCTTGGGGGGCAGCTTGCATGGTATCTCCTTTGGCAACGAAGCAGACTCTACTTGACCGTTATTGTGGCTCTTACGATTCGGCCAGGCGCATGACCTCATCCCAGGGCAAGGCCAGGTCAGTTAAAGGCTCACTTTTCTGGGGCGCCAGGCCAAAGAATTGCTTGGATTTATGCCAGAGGAGGTGCTCGAGCAGCGATGCTCTGGATAAAAACATCCTGCACCAGGGCCGAGACAACCGGAAGTAACCGGACAAACTGCAGGTTGGCAAACCGGCTTTGCGAAGGTTCCAGCTCTTCTACCGGCAGAAGATGTACAAAGCAGAGCGGTCCGTGCTCGGGTGGGTGGGATGGGTCGGAATGATTGGAAGCATCGGCGCCCGGGGTACAAAGCTGCGCCAGGTTGAACTCGGTGAGTTGTTGCTCGGAGGCCCAGGTGCCGTACATCAGCACACCCCGCAGCCCCAGCTCGCTGGAGACCAGCAGCAACAGCAGGGCCAGTAAGACGGCTAGCCCTCTCAGGCGTGCGGCACGGATGTCAGCGGTGGGCATAGGGGTTCAAATCTTCGAAGCCAAACCTTGGCGGAGATTATAGCTTAACAAGCGCAGCGCGAGGTACAGCAGTCCGCCAGGTCATCGGCCCACATGCCCCGTTTGCGGTAGACCTCGAGGGGGGCCGTATCCACCCCCAACCTTCTGCCAATAGCCTCGGCCACGACAGGGAAGCGGGCCCGGAACTTGTAGATAAAGCAGAAAGCCGTGTCTCGGTGCTGCACTTTAGGGCCTACCAGAAAAAGCCCTGGGGTGCGGATAGACTCGTCGGAGGCTTCGTGCAGGAGGGGCGCGGAACCCTTCCATTCAAACAACCGCTGTACCGGTTCGAACCCTCCCTCGAAGCCGGTGGCCAGGATGGGTGGGGTGGGGCTTTGAAGCACCCCGTTGGCGTGGTACACCTGGAACTGGCCGTTGGCCCGGGTTATTCGGGTAGCTTTTAGCCTGAGCAGCTCGAGCCGACCGGTTTCCAAAGCCTCTCGGAGCCGCTCGAGGGTATAAGGGGAGACGTCCTGACTCGGCTCACCGGTGCTGCGCTTCCAGGGCGCATTGGGGTCGAGGATCTGCACCCGCTTACCCAGCCGTACCAGGTGGTAGGCTGCATCCAGCCCCGACTCGTACCCACCGATCACCGTGTAGGCCTCACCCTCTAAAGCGGCCCAGCTTTTCACCCTAGCATAGGGCAGTGCAAGCCGCGCCCCTTGCAGGTCCTGACGGGGAAACTGGAACTCCCCGGTGGCCCAGATCAGAAAGCGGGCTTCAAAAGAACCTCGAGTGGTCTCTACACGAAACCCCTCCGAGAAAGTTCGCACGTGCTCAACCGAAGTCCTCTCCGCAACGGCAAGCTCGTAGTGACGTGCCAGGGCCCGTAGGTAGCGGGCGTAGGCGACCCCGCTGGGATGCTCTTGTCCCAGGGAATAGGCCGGGGATGTCTTTGGCGTGAGGGCGTTGAGGTCTGTCAGGCCGAAAGCGTTGGCAGTAAAACTTGGGGTGATAAAGCGGGTCTCCCCAGGCCAACGGCGAAAAGAGGAACCTATGACGTTCCGTTCTACAATTCGCAGGTCTAGGCCCAGCCTTTGCAGGGCCAGCGCTACCCCAAGGCCGGCGGCGCCTGCACCCACAATCAGAACCTGTGTACGTTCCATACTCCAAGAAAGGCACCTCCCCCCGTGGGGGAGGCCATGAAAACTTGACTCACTGCCCTCGGCCTACAGCTTGCCCTAGTGACGTACACCCTCCACCGCCAACCAGGCCAGGCTGGCGGGGACACCCCCCACCATAAACCGGCGTTTGATGTTGAGCTCGGCCAGATCTATTTCAAGGATCTCGCCGCTTTCGGGCAGGGTGACCCAGGCCAGGCCATCGCCCAGCGCCATACCTGGGCGCACCGCGCCCTCGCCAGAGGCGGTGATGGCCGGGGTGACCCCAAGGCTCTTGATGACCTTGCCGCTGCTGGCCTCGAGGGTATGCAGCTTCCCGTCTGCGGTGAGTACCGCCAGCAGGCCGTCCTTGTCAAAGCCGAATAGCACTGGACTGGCCGGAAGGGGGTAGGGCGTTATCTGGGTATCAATGCGGGCCAGGCCCTGTCCGAAGTTCCCGATGAAGAAGGGGTGCTTGGGGTGGCTTACAAGCGTACCTACACGAACCCGCTCAGGGGTTCCGGCAGGATTAGACAGTTTGCGGGCCACAAAGCCGCTGCCCCTTTGCTCCAGCAGCAACACCCCATCGGCGCACCCATAGGCCACGGTATTACTCAGCACCGCCTGACCGTGCAGGCGCGGGCAGCCCTCAAACTGGGTGACCTTACGCCCGCCATGGGTAAACACCTCCACCACACCCCGGTTCAGGCTGCCCGCCAGGACTACCTGCTCCAGGGCTACCGGCGCTCCGTGGTCGGGCGCGCCCGTAGCAATCTCGCGGAACTCGGGTAGCAGTCCGAGTTTTTTGGCCTCGAAAACAGCCATCGTGCCGTCGCCGTCGTTGTAGACGACGATCTGGTTGCCATGGCTTTTGAAGTGGGTGGGCTTGGGCCCGGTGTGCAGGGTGGCCCAGATGTAGGGGGTTTGTACGACCAGGTCTTTGTGGTCGCCGTGGTCTTCCAAACCCAGACCGCTGTACACAACGCTTACGCGGTCTTGCGCGCGGTGAACTGCAAAGGCGTACTGACCCCCAGGGGCAGGATAGACACTGGACGGGCCGGGTACGGTAAAGCGGCCTACCAGCTCTCCTTTTTCCAGATCCAGTACCTGCACCAGTCCGGCCTTGCCATCGCCGATCACCAGGCGGCCTGGGTGGCTTTCCTCACCCGCCACAGCCACACTTCCCCACAAACCCAAGGCAAACAAACTGAACAAAACAAGCCTCATCGTTCAACCTCCCACGATATTGATAACGCATTATCATTTATTAGACAAGTCCCTATCTTGCAAAGGCGGTGCAAAGATTCAGTCCATTGAAGCGCAACAGCTCCAGATAGGTCGGCACCTGAGGGGTTAGGGTATCCGAAAGCAGGGTAATCACCCGAGCGCCGGTGGCCTCGGCCAGGGTGCGGGCCTCGCCGGCAGCAAATTGGGGTTCGGTGGCGATTACCTGCACCCCTTCTTGTTTGATTCGCAGAGCCAGCTCGCTTAGGGCCCGTGGACCCCTTTGTTGCCCCACGAAGCTGGCCAGACTGCCCACCACTTCGAAGCCGTAATGACGAGCAGCATAGCGGAAGGCGTCGTGCTGGACTACAATCCGGCGACGGTTTGGCGGGATGGCAGCCAGGCAGGCCTTAATCTCGCTGTCGGTGGCCTCGAGCCGTTGGAGGAAGTCCGTACTCCGCCGGACATAGAAGTTATGGCCAGCCGGGTCGAGTTTGCTTAGCACACCCTGGATGCGCTCCACATACAGCCGAGCATAGGAAGGGTCAAGCCATAAGTGGGGATCGCAAAGGCCATGGCGGTGTACTTGCAGCCCCTGTTCTATCTCGGCCCTACGCTCTGCTTCAGTAAGGCAGAGTAGGTTGGGAAGCCCTTCCGCCAGAAGTACCGTGCGGGCTCCCTGGGGAAGGCCAGCTTGCAATTTTGACAGGAACGTTTCCAGGTAAAGCCCGTTGGCAAAAAGCACCCGTGCCCCTGCCAGGGCCCGTACCGTAGAGGGGCGGGGTTCGAAGCTATGCGGATCGGCCCCCATAGGCACGACCACTGCAAGCCGAACCCGCCCAGCACCTACTTCCCGCACCAGATCCCCCAGGATGGGCGTCGTGGCAGCTACGTTCAGACCTTGGGCCCATGCTGCTGTGGGCAGGAGGAAAAAAAGAAATATCGCCAGTCCGACAAAGACCTTAGTTCCGATTACCGCGCTTAAATCACAGGCAAAACCAGTTTTTTGGGCCAACCAGGGGCCAGAGGTAAAAAGAAGCATATTGATAATAGATTATCATTTAGGGTAGATTGAAAACTATGAAGGTCGCTTACGTGTTCGTCTCCCCCCGTTCGGCCAGTTATACCGGATTCAAAAAGATAATCATCCAAACCAAAGACCCCCAGAGGCTATCTATTTGAATCCGGTATGAAAGGGCATTCGGCCAGGCCCTGAATCAGCAGGCTGCCTGTAGGGGCAGGTCAGCAACCCCACCCAACCTCCCCTGCAGTCTGGGGGAGGAACAATAGAACCTT includes the following:
- a CDS encoding PepSY domain-containing protein, which gives rise to MQAAPQAGVEKAPHKLYLSVWRWHFYAGLYVIPFMVMLALTGLVILFTPQIEDLQYRDRMFAQPQGTLQPYSAQLEAVRKAYPEATIQRFRPNLEPNRSSQVALEQGQQELTVFVNPYTLAVLGEVDNASRWENIATNIHGTLLVKQEVALPLVGKVNLGDLLIEIAASLMVLLVVTGLYLWWPRNHQGVYGSLIPRLKVRGRTYWKDLHSVPMFWVSLIVVFFAFTGLAWTGIWGDKYVQAWNTFPEQMWNDVPKSNQNLESLNRTGEKLVPWNLENSKLPLSGSMAGKDGIPAGTPVNLDTVIQYVRGNGVNYGFWVAMPRGKEGVWTVSASSMSRDVTDARKDRTLHIDQYSGKVLADIGWSQYSLGAKAMASGIALHLGTYGWWSQALNALFCLLILVASVAAVAMWWLRRPAGVFRLAAPPMPKNLPLWKGAVALIIAMSIFFPAAGATLLLVLVLDYLIIQRIPVLKQAIG
- a CDS encoding metal ABC transporter substrate-binding protein, giving the protein MLLFTSGPWLAQKTGFACDLSAVIGTKVFVGLAIFLFFLLPTAAWAQGLNVAATTPILGDLVREVGAGRVRLAVVVPMGADPHSFEPRPSTVRALAGARVLFANGLYLETFLSKLQAGLPQGARTVLLAEGLPNLLCLTEAERRAEIEQGLQVHRHGLCDPHLWLDPSYARLYVERIQGVLSKLDPAGHNFYVRRSTDFLQRLEATDSEIKACLAAIPPNRRRIVVQHDAFRYAARHYGFEVVGSLASFVGQQRGPRALSELALRIKQEGVQVIATEPQFAAGEARTLAEATGARVITLLSDTLTPQVPTYLELLRFNGLNLCTAFAR
- a CDS encoding peptide ABC transporter substrate-binding protein yields the protein MDKVNRFLIFLLIVLSLGRAQQLVLAIPAEEGFLTPFTYVTGYPGYNLLSLVYDTLMIPDINGLPKPWLAEQVRVTNAGRDWTIRLKNAQWHDGKPLTSDDVKFTYEYYRRYPVVSRFTSAVRSISQIRTPDARTVQISLPRPEGNFELSTLADVPILPKHIWENITDPKAHRDSIGSGPFKLVEIRPGQSYRFEANPSYFGGTVAPKSLVVVIIREATATFQALRAGQIAASSRELLPELISQFDNDPSFRLLRGALFTSNLLQFNTTVAPFNQPAFRQIIAGLVDPKAVVDTVLLGQATVGSPGFLHPQSPLYSPEAGQYPRLSLPQAEQRLEQLGYRRGSDGVRVGKNGQRLEFELLAPANNPIRLRAAELIAQQVRPAGIVFQVRALEPNTLTDRVWPEFDVSKGRNYSLAMFGWSAPVINQANLRGMFHSKPALGNLNIGGYANATVDSLTERLNTTVDLAERKLLAARVQSLVARDLPFLTLWYPDATYAVRPSVYDGWKFQRGQGILNKFSFLP
- a CDS encoding response regulator transcription factor; amino-acid sequence: MLPNIHCGRCRRQLITPAERRVLELVARGYTNPQIAQALTISIDTVSLHRSKVMRKLGLHKPNELKRFAEGYIQLKEQSPDVSKR
- a CDS encoding copper chaperone PCu(A)C yields the protein MRAIATMFFLALGLGWSQQHQGHGHGGHGGAPSRGPLTPIQLRLIEGWIRQVPSSLRDTTVYLTVRNPLGRDLRLVGASSPVAEMVMLMEDYRETRSGQTIQGMREVKSFLLPKNGQLVLQPGGKHLMLMGLKRPLKEGERLPIRLIFEGEQEAALELKVERR
- a CDS encoding NAD(P)/FAD-dependent oxidoreductase produces the protein MERTQVLIVGAGAAGLGVALALQRLGLDLRIVERNVIGSSFRRWPGETRFITPSFTANAFGLTDLNALTPKTSPAYSLGQEHPSGVAYARYLRALARHYELAVAERTSVEHVRTFSEGFRVETTRGSFEARFLIWATGEFQFPRQDLQGARLALPYARVKSWAALEGEAYTVIGGYESGLDAAYHLVRLGKRVQILDPNAPWKRSTGEPSQDVSPYTLERLREALETGRLELLRLKATRITRANGQFQVYHANGVLQSPTPPILATGFEGGFEPVQRLFEWKGSAPLLHEASDESIRTPGLFLVGPKVQHRDTAFCFIYKFRARFPVVAEAIGRRLGVDTAPLEVYRKRGMWADDLADCCTSRCAC
- a CDS encoding class I SAM-dependent methyltransferase gives rise to the protein MYRSDKTTQHSQVWDRPDTIQCFAQKAPDTRMVARLQNASPATRVLDLGCAGGRNTVWLAERGLEVYALDASRAMVLHTRQRLQPYLARPEQRVLEGQMHDLGDFPCCFFDFVLAFGVLHYSQSVAEWERTLKAITRVLKVGGEMLISQHSPRSNLDGQALNSTSEAHVYRRASGRFQVMFEAHELDNWVGGWGFVPVLPTDEVVVPTERGWRVTIRGHYRLEV